The following coding sequences lie in one Alicyclobacillus curvatus genomic window:
- a CDS encoding TrkA family potassium uptake protein, with product MANTRPLGLLGSIRMIGKRSPKTIGVIGAGRFGTGAAEELLNNGHQVLLIDKVVECLEPYASRCRTAIGDAESPEFLAEAGIKDVDAVINAIGDDETASNHVVINCKDFGLYVMAKAKDTTHGKILERLGADHVVYPERDSGIRLARLLTRSAVLDMIELYEGVFMMELSAGGELIGKTLEQLDLPQRFGAQVLLIIRGDKTIFPVSATDTVIIGDRIALQGPPEALNKVARKAELESVR from the coding sequence TTGGCAAATACCCGCCCTTTAGGACTCCTTGGAAGTATTCGAATGATTGGCAAGCGGAGCCCGAAAACGATTGGCGTTATCGGTGCTGGAAGGTTCGGAACCGGTGCCGCTGAAGAGCTTCTCAACAACGGTCACCAGGTTCTGTTGATTGATAAAGTTGTGGAGTGCCTTGAACCGTATGCCAGTCGTTGTCGAACGGCGATTGGCGACGCAGAGAGCCCGGAATTCTTGGCCGAGGCTGGCATCAAGGACGTTGATGCGGTCATTAACGCCATCGGCGATGACGAGACTGCATCCAATCACGTGGTCATCAATTGCAAGGATTTTGGCCTCTACGTGATGGCAAAAGCGAAAGACACGACGCATGGAAAAATCCTTGAACGTCTCGGGGCCGATCACGTTGTGTACCCAGAACGAGATTCAGGCATCCGCCTTGCCCGATTGTTGACCCGCTCTGCCGTCCTCGACATGATTGAACTCTACGAGGGCGTGTTTATGATGGAACTCAGTGCAGGGGGCGAGTTGATAGGTAAGACCTTAGAACAGCTCGACTTACCACAGCGGTTTGGCGCACAGGTGCTGCTTATCATCCGTGGCGATAAAACCATTTTTCCCGTATCTGCCACTGACACCGTCATAATTGGAGACAGGATTGCGCTGCAAGGCCCACCTGAAGCGTTAAACAAAGTTGCCCGTAAAGCAGAACTGGAATCAGTCCGGTGA